AAATCAGTTCTGTTATTAAAAGAATAGTTCATATTGTATGAAATACCAAAATCGGTTAAAGAATTGCTTTTGGTTGATAGTAGAATGAGGTAATCATCTATGTAGTTGTAATTACCCACATAATCTAAGTGAAACTTGGAAAAATAACTTTTTATATTATGCGTCTTTTTTTCAGATGATTGTTTTTTCCAATTTATGCTTAAACCAGTATTATCAATATCTAATTTATCATTGTATTTATCTTTATATATTGGAATAGTAAAGTCGTTAAACATTTGATTTTTTGTATGCAAGAAACTTAGGCTTAAAGACTCATTTTCATTAGGTTTGTATATAAATTTTGTAGTATAATCTGAAAACTTAAACTTATTATTTCTATCAAACTTAATATTCTTATCTATAATTTGATTTTCTTGATTATCATCAAATGTTTGAAAAACGCGCATAGATAATTTATCAAAAGTAAATGTCTTTAAAACATCAGAAAAAGATCTTCTAACAGAAAAAGAAAGAGCTGTTTTCTCTGAAAAAGGAATTGAAATAAGCGCATCAGCATGGGTCATATTCAAACCAAAATTTCCAGTGATTTTTTCAGGTATTTTTTCTGTTGTTTTAATATCGATTACCCCAGAAACCCTGTTTCCATATCTAGCTCCCGTACCGCTTTTAGAAAGAGTGACTTCTTTGGTGGTATAAGGATTAAATGCTGAAATCATTCCAAAGAAATGCCCAGAATAATACATTTTGATTCCATCCCATAAAACTAAGTTTTGGTTTGGTGTTCCGCCTCTTATGTAAATACCGGCGGCTGTTTCATTAGGACTCTGAACACCTGGGATAATTTTTAAACTTTCTAATACATCTGGTTCTGTTAAACCAGGTAAAACACCTAATTGACTTGGTAGAATTGAAATAGTTCCGTTTCTTTTTTTATTTATACCAGAGGTTATATAGTTAGTAACAAGAACTTCTTTTAAAAGGTTGTATTCGTTAGGTTTGAAGTTTGAGTTTTTTGTTATATAGTAATAACGTTCATTAATTTGGTTAAAAATTAAAGGAGTTTGGCGTTCAATTTCTCCAATAAGATATACTAATTCACATTTTTTCTTTTTAAAAGAAAAGTTTTTACCATTAATTATTTCTGTATTAAAAGAAAATTTTACACCATAATAGGTTTCTGTTTCTTTTAATACATCTAATAAAGGCGCATCAATAAAAGAAATGTCTACCTTTTCCTGAGAAAAAATAGACATCGCTAAGCATATAAAAAGTATACTTAAGTTTATCTTCATTTACTATATGTCAATACAACTGAACTATTTTCTGCTAATTTATAAGAAATTTTCATAGGAGCAAAAACAGTTTGTAATGCTATATTAACATCTTTATGTGTAAAAGTACCTGTAAAACGTTGAGAGGTATCTATTCTTGAAGCATCAAATTTTAATTTGAATTGATTTTCTAAAGCTTTTATAACTTGATCTAAAGGAGTATTACTGAATGAACTTTCACCTTTAAACCAAGAAGGAACGCTATCTACAAATTCCCATTTTTCACTAGAATTACTGTAATTTCTGTAAGCTTTTCCTTTAGTTAAGATAACTTCTTCTTTGTTTTTTGAAGTAACTTTTACTTTACCCTCATAACATTTAACTTCAAAATAGTTATTCGAAGTATTGACAGTAAATTTAGTACCTAACACAGTTACATTTCCTTGAGTAGATTTTACAGTAAAAGATTTTCCTTTCTCTACTTCGAAATAAGCTTTTCCTTCTAAAGACAACTCTCTTTTATCTTCCCAATTTTGTTTTTTGTATGTTATTTCAGATTTAGGAGATAAATGGGCTTTAGAATTATCAGGTAAAGTAATTGTTAGTTGTTCTCCATAATTTGTAGAGAAGTCAACGGTGTTGTTGTTAAAATATAAAAAACTAATTAATAAAACTATAGAGGCAACAGCTCCATACATCCAAGTAGGAATTAATTTTACTACTTTTTTGTTAGCTTTTATTGACCCTAAGTTTGTTTTTATTTTACTAAAAGCTTCTTCTTTGTTATAAGAAGGGGTTTTTAGTAACTGAGAAGCTTCATCAATAGCTTTAAATTGATGATAAGCTTCTGTTTGTTGAAACTCTTTCAATTCTTCAGCAGATAGCTCATTGGCTATCCATCTGGCTAAAAAGGTTTCATCTTTATAATTTATTTTCATTTTCTGTTGTTCGTGCTATTTGTATTAAAAACAGGTAAAAGACTAATTACCCTACTACAAATATTATTTTTTATTAGACTTTACCTATTTGCTCTTTTAGTGTAAGAAGAGCTTTACTCATTCTCTTTTCTACTGCTTTCACAGAAACTCCAACTATAACTGCAATTTCACTATACTTTTTCTTGTCTATTCGACTAAGTAAAAAAACTTCCCGCTGTTTTTCTGGCAAGTCAGCAATTGCTTTTTTTAGTTTTATATGAAATTCTTCTTGTTCTAGAAGAAACTGAGGTGTCTCATTAGTATTACCAGAGGATACACTTTGTTTTTGGTGTTCCAAAACAACCTTTTTATGTGCTACATCATTTAAAAAATGATTATTAGCCACTGTATAGAGGTAAGATTTAGCTTTATCAAAAAAAACTTTAGCGCAATTACTCCATAATTTTATATACGCTTCCTGTACGATATCCTCTGCTTGCTGAGTATCACCGCACTTATAGTATATGTAATTTCTTAATGTTTGTGAATGTTGATTAAAAATTTCTTCAAAATTTTTCTGATCACAAACAGATTTTAAGGGTTCTTTATTCATTTAGATTAAATTCTTAATCGGTAACAAATGTATGAAAATGTAATTAAGGGGTTAAAAAATTATTAATATAACTTGTAAATTGGTAATTTCTTGTGTGCTTTTTCATAATGTGGCGTTTTTGTGTAAATCCAGTATAGTTGAGTTTGTGGATTTTTGGCAAAACTCTCATCGATGCTTAGCTTTTCTTCAAACTGTTTTTTAATTGAAGGGTTTTCTTGTAAAAAAGCTTCGGCAATGTCTTCAAAAACATATGCAGAGTAACCTTCTTTTTGTTGTAAAATAGTATCAAAGAAATTCCAGTTGAAGAAGGAATCTACAGCCTCAGCTTCCAAGGTTTCTACAATATAGCGAATCCCTGTTTGATTTGTAGGAATATAAATATCTCCTTTATTAAATTTAACTTGCTGATCTTTTGTTTTGGTAACTTCAGTATTGTAATGTAAATAATGACCTTCATATGCCATTTTTCGAGTGTTGAAGTTTTTTATGTGTTGAATTTCAACAGTTAGTGTAGTATCTTTCTTAAAACGAGTAAATTCAACTTTATTATTTTGTAATCGTTCTACAACGTCATGCCAACCTTGTTCTAATATATAGGCTTTAGGTATGGTGATTTCTTTGGTGGAAACAAAGTAGTTATAATAAGAAACTTTTTTATTGTAAGGTTTTGTTCTATCATAAAACAAACGTTTTCCATTGGTAACTTTACTGTCTATAAAAGTTCCCTCGTATCCTTTAAAATGAAGAGCTGTAGGATTATTCTTATCAACTGTAAATATAATGGGATACGTTTTCTTATTTATTATTTCTTCAACAGCATTTTTTCGTAAATCTTTTATTTTGCTGCTGTTTTCTTCGGTAAAATCTAAAGCAGAAAACAACAATTCATAGGTTTGTTCTACTCGAATTTTGTATGGTTTCAACATATGAGTTTCAACCATTAATCCTAAGGTATTGAAGAGGGTAGTGTACCCAGTAGAATACCTGGGTGAATCGAAAAACTGTGACCATCCTTTTTCTGGAGTTGTCCCCCAAACATTTACATACGGGGTTATGATGATGTCTTTTTGAGCTAAGGATTGTTCTATTTCAGGACGCATTTTTGTTTCAATAAACTCACCTAATTTTCCACCCAATTTATTGTGCTGTGTAAAAAGATGTGTAATTGCGTACTGATAGTCTGCTCCATTACTTACATGATTATCTATAAATACATCTGGATTTACAGTGTGAAAAATCTCAGTAAATGCAGCAGCATTTTTAGTGTCTTGTTTAATAAAATCACGATTTAAGTCGTAGTTACGAGCATTTCCTCTAAAACCGTATTCTTTTGGACCATTTTGGTTGGCTCTCGTGTGTGAGTTTCTGTTTAGGGCGCCACCAATATTGTATACGGGAATAACACAAATTAAAGAATTTTTGTAGTTTTTTTTAAAAGAATCATTTTGAACGATGTCTCTTAATAAAAGCATTGAAGCATCTATTCCGTCAGATTCTCCAGGGTGAATTCCGTTATTGATTAAAACTCTATTTTTTGAGGAGTTCTTGAGCTCTTTAATATTGGTTTTTCCATCAGCATTAAAAACAATTAAGTGTAAAGGTTTGCCAATATCAGTAGTACCAATCTCAAACAAGGAAATTTCAGGATAAGAGTTAGCCAACTCTTCATAAAAAGAAATAACCTCTTTATAAGTAGGAGTTTCCGTTCCGTTTGATGTTTCAAACAGGGTGGTGAAATCGACGTTTTTTTTTGTAGGTTTTTGTTTACAAGCAGTAGCTATTATTAGGAGTAATACAAATAGTTTTTTCAAAAGAATAGTGTTTTAAAAAGTTTAAATTCTAACCGCATCTGGAACCAAGCCTGTATAGTCTCCATCGTTTCTGATAACATCTCTTACAATAGATGAAGAAATATAGCTTTTACCTGAAGAGGTTAGTAAAAACACAGTTTCAATTTCAGAAAGTTTTCTATTAGTATGTGCAATGGCTTTTTCAAACTCAAAATCGGCAGGATTACGTAAACCTCTTAAAATAAATTGAGCGTCTTGTTCTTTACAAAAGTTTACAGTAAGTCCACTATAAGTAAGTACTTTTATTTTTGGCTCATGCTTAAAAGTTTCTTCGATAAAACGTTGACGCTCCTCTAGAGAAAACATATATTTTTTATCAGCATTCACTCCAATTGCGATGATTAATTCATCAAAAAGAGTAACACCACGTTCAATAATATCTAAGTGTCCTAAAGTAATTGGATCAAAAGATCCAGGGAAAATCGCTCTCTTCATTATATTTAGTTATTTAAAGCCATTTCAATAGCATTTCCAAATAATTCAGTTAAAGAAATACCTGCGTGATTGGCTTGCTGTGGTAAAATACTTGCTTCAGTTAATCCTGGAACAGTATTCATTTCTATAAAATGTGGCTCATCGTTAACTAAAATATATTCTGAACGAGAAAAACCACGCATATTTAAAATTTCATATACACGTTTGGCTACTTCTTTAACTCTATTTCTTTGAGAATCAGTTAAACGCGCAGGGGTGATTTCTTGTGATTCACCTTCATATTTAGCTTTGTAATCGAAGAAATCATTTTCAGAAACAATTTCAGTTATAGGTAATACTTTTGTTTCTCCTTTGTATTGAATTACTCCAACAGAAACCTCAGTTCCATCTAAAAAGCTTTCAATTAATATTTCAGTATCTTCTTCGTAAGCCTTTTCTATAGCAGGAATTAACTCTCCTTTAGTATATACTTTTGAAATACCAAAACTAGAACCTGCTCCGTTTGGTTTGACAAAGCAAGGAAGTCCGACTTTTTTTATGATAGCATCACAATCAATCTCATCACCTTTGTTTAGATATATAGAAACAGCTGTTGCTATTCCGTATTGTTTTACTACACTTAAAGTATCACGCTTATTAAAGGTTAAAGCCATTTGGTAGAATGGGGCAGAGGTGTGTTTTAAACCAATAAGATCGAAGTAAGCTAAAATAATACCGTTTTCGCCTGGTGTACCATGAATAGCATTAAAAACACAATCAAACGTAATTTTTTGACCTTTAATTTCAGTTGAAAAATCTTCTTTGTTTATTGGATATTCTTCTTCGTTGTCATCAACATGCACCCATTTATTTTCTAAAATATGAACTTTATACGCGTTATATTTTTCTGTATCAATATGTTTGTAAACTACATTACCACTTTTTAGAGAAATTCCTACTTCAGAGGAATAACCTCCCATAATAATAGCGATGTTTTTTTTCACTTCAAATGTATTTCAATTACTGTTTTTATCATTGTTTGTCTAAAATCCAATCGTTGGATTATACAAACTTACCAAAAAAACTCGTTTAAGACTTGTTGAATTTAAAATAGTAATATTTTTACTGTAAATTTGTGCGATCTTACAAAAAAATGATATGAGTAATTTTACAGAAAGTTTTAAAGGTTTATTTCAGTTTATTAAAAGTAAATCTTTTTTAAAAAACGTAATTATAGCAGTTGTTTCAATACTAGTTTTTGTATTTGTTTTACAATGGTGGTTAGGAGTTACAACAAATCACAATCAAAAAGTACAAGTGCCTAACTTACATAAAATGTCGTTGGCAGATGTTGAGCAGAAACTGAGTGAATTAAATTTAGATTTTGTGGTAATTGATAGTGCAAGCTATAATCCTGAATATCCAAAAAAATCAGTTATTGAACAAGATCCAGAGGCTGGTGACTTTGTAAAAGAAAAACGTAAAATATACTTAACCTTAAATCCGTCAAAGTATAGAGATGTAGAAGTACCTAATTTAAATGGACGTACAAGGCGTCAAGCAACAACACACTTACGTTCAATAGGATTTAAAGTGGGAACCAATGTTACTTGGGTTCACGATATAGGAAAAGATGTGGTTCGTGGATTGAAACATAACGGGCAAAAAATAGAACCAGGTACTAAGTTACCAAAACAAACAACCATCGACTTGATTTTAGGTGATGGTAATGGATACTAATTTTTATAACTGATTGATGCAGGAAGATAACACTCCAGAGATAGAGAATGATGATTTGTACGAGCACCATAGGTTTGTAGCAACAGATGGTCAAGTACCTTTACGAGTAGATAAGTTTTTAATGAACTTTATTGAAAATGCTACTCGAAATAAAATACAGCAAGCAGCTAAAGCAGGTAATGTTTTAGTTAATGATGTAGCAGTAAAGCCTAACTATAAGGTAAAACCAAAAGATGTAGTTAGAGTTGTATTAACATACCCTCCTCACGAAAATTTATTAGTAGCAGAAGATATTCCTATTGATATAGTATATGAGGATGATGAAGTAATAGTGGTGAACAAGCCAGCAGGTATGGTAGTTCATCCTGGCCATGGAAATTATTCAGGAACATTAGTGAACGGATTAATTCATCATATAGAAAACTTACCGACTAACTCTAACGAGCGTCCTGGTTTAGTACATCGAATAGATAAAGATACTAGTGGATTACTAGTTGTTGCAAAAACTGAGTTTGCAATGGCTCATTTATCTAAGCAGTTTTTTGATCGTACTACTGAACGGTTGTATTATGCTTTAGTTTGGGGAAATATTGAAGAGGATGAAGGAACTATTGAAGGAAATATAGGACGTAGCTTTAAAAATCGCTTACAAATGGATGTTTTTCCTGATGGAGAACATGGTAAGCATGCAGTAACCCATTATAAAGTATTAGAAAGACTTACGTATGTAACCTTGGTACAATGTAAGTTAGAAACGGGTAGAACACATCAAATTAGAGCTCACTTTAAACACATTGGACATACACTTTTTAACGATGAACGTTATGGTGGGAATGCTATTTTAAAGGGAACTACATTTACTAAATACAAACAATTTGTAGATAATTGCTTTAAAGTGTTGCCAAGACAAGCTTTGCATGCAAAAACCTTAGGTTTTACACATCCAACTACAGGAGAGTTTTTACAGTTTGACTCTGAAGTACCAGAAGACATTACCGCTTGTTTAGAAAAGTGGCGAACTTATTCTGAACATTCTAAATTGGAAGAATAAAAACTTATTCAAAGGCAAAGGCTATATAAAATGAATTCATTTTATATAGCCTTTGTTTCATTTTTCTTGTAGATCCACTCAATAATAAAACATAGGGTAATAATACCAAGAGAAACAAATACACCAACAAGATTTGATTCTAATTGTTGTTTTATAAGAATAATTAGGGCAACAGCACATAAAATACAACCGAATAAAGGAATTCCTTTATTAGAGTTTGTTTCTTTTGAAAGCTTAAAGCCTACGTAATTCACAATTCCGAAAATAAGGATAAAACCAACACTACCAGCGGTAGAAATACTCTCTAAATTCAAGGTGTTAACTAATATCAAAGTTGCTATAGCTGTAATTAGTAATCCGATAGGTTGATTCCAAAACTTGGCAAGAAAGTGATGTGGTAGTTCATCATCTTCTGCAATTTCATAGTTCACTTTACTTCCTCCGTATAATGAAGCATTAATAGCAGAAAATGTAGATATTAATGCGGCTATGGTTATAATAGTAAAACCTATTTGTCCTAACATTGGTTTAGCAGCTTCTGCTAGTACATAATCCTGTGCTTTGGCAATTTGATTAAATGGGAGAGAACCTACAGTAACAAGAGCAATGATAATGTACAATACAATTACAAATATTACAGAATAGTAATAAGCTTTTGCTATGTTTTTTTCAGGATTTAAAATATCGGGAGCAGCATTAGCAATTAGCTCAAAACCTTCATAAGCAACAAAAATGACCATACCACCAGCAAATAATTTGATAGGATTCTCCCAGTTACTAATAGATAGTTGTGCCATATTAGGATTTCCTATTAATCCATAGGCTCCGATAGCAATAAAACCAATAAGAATTATAAGTTTAATAACTACTGCGTACGATTCAATTTTTCCCACTACAACAATACTGTAGTAGTTAATTGCTGTAGCTATAATAATAATAGCACTAGCATATATATGGAAGTTGATTGTTTTGTTTTGAGTAATTTCCCATAGGTTAGGAGCATAAGAGCCAAAAGCAGAAGCATATAAAGAAAGCATTACAATATAGCTTATCCATAATAGATTGTTAATAGCTCCACTAAAAATAGTTCTTCCAAAACCTTGATTAATAAACTTTACGGTTCCACCTCTATCAGGGTACTTCTTAGAAAGATGTACATAGCTGTATGAAGTTAGTAAAGCTAGTATACCTGCAAGTAAAAAAGCAATTGGAGTTCCACCTTTGGCAAGTAAAACAGCAAGACCTAAAACGGCAAAAATACCGCCGCCTACCATACCACCAATTCCTATTGAAATAGCTTCTTTTAATCCTATTTTTTTAGACATATTTAGTGACTGTTAGTTAGTGTAACAGTCACTAAAATAGTTATTTATTTTTAAAGATTGATAATGAGAAGTATTATAAAAAGGAGCGTTTTATTCAAGTTATCTGTACTTTTTTAATCGTTTACTTGTTTCAAAAAAGGATAATCTGTATATCCTCTAGCATCCCCACCACCAAATAACGTATGAGTATCAGTAATTTTGTTTAATGGAGCATTTAGTTTTACTCTTATTGGATAATCTGGGTTCGTTAAAAAATTACGTCCAAAGCCAATTAAATCAACTAGTTCATTTTTTAATAAATCTTCCCCTTGTTCAGGTGTTTTATTTCCTGTAGCAATAATAGTTTTACTAAATATTTTGCGTAGGTTCTGTCTAAAATCATTAGGAATTTTAGGAGCATCATCCCAATCTGCTTCACATAGATGTAAATAGGTAACCCCAATTTTTTCAAGTTTTTGGGTAGCAATCATTATAGTGTCTAATATTTCAGGATCATTCATGTCTTTAAAACTAATAAAAGGGGAGAGGCGAACTCCGGTTTTTTCATTACCTATTTCCTGAGCAACTGCTTGAGTGATTTCGGTTAGTAATCGAACTCTATTTTCTTTAGTTCCCCCATATTCGTCAGTTCGTTGGTTAGAATTACTTCTTAAAAACTGATCTATCAAATATCCATTGGCTCCGTGAATTTCAACACCGTCAAAACCTGCTTTAATAGCATTTTTTGCCCCTGTTTTAAATTCTTCAATTACTTGATTGATGTCTGCTTTTGTCATTGCTCTAGGTTCTTCTACAGGTACAAAAGTAGCATCACCATTAGGAGCTCCATTAAAAATATAAACATTGGTGTCTTTGGCTGCTTTTTTAGAAGGAGCAATAGGCTGTAGTCCGTTTACTTTAGAACTAGATACGCGACCAACATGCCATAATTGTAAAAATATTTTGCTTCCTTTTTTATGGACTTCGTCAGTAATTAATTTCCAACCTTCAATTTGTTCTTGTGTATAAATTCCAGGTGTTTTAGCGTAGCCTTTTCCTTGTAATGAAACTTGAGTAGCTTCAGATATAATTATTCCTGCGGAGGCTCTTTGTCCATAATATTCAGCCATTAATTCATTAGGAATATCACCAGGTTGTGAACTTCTGGAACGTGTCATAGGAGCCATTAAAAATCTGTTTTTTAATGTCAAGCCATTTTTATTATAGGGTTGATATAACTTTTTAAAAGCCATGATTTACAAAGTTTTAATTATTTAATAGTACAAATTTACTACGGTTTGAAGATGTAGTTGTTGTATAATTTCATGTTTTACTTGTGAAAAAACATTGTGTTATTCCGTAAACTCTACAGTTGTAAAATGTAGGGTGGTAGTACCTATATTTTCTAGATTATGTATAAAGAAATTCTTAGTATTTAAATTATTAAAGTACTTAATATCATTAGGCTCGTAGGATGTTTCAATTACAGCACCATTAGAAAAATAGGAACGAGAGCTACCTCTTGTATGACAAACATAAAAATAAGGTTTATCATGTTTATGAAACGGAAGAGTTTTTCCGGGTTCCAATTCAATATGCCATATCTTAACACGTTTATTTTCTAATAATAATTGTTGTCCAATTTTATGACTATTAACTCCTAATTGAATGGCTTTTTTTAAGGATTCTGTCCAATGTACAGACCAATTACCAGCGGTGTTTATTGTTTCTACTTTCATAAGGAAGGTATTAGTTTATAGCATATAATAACCATTCTTTAAACTCATGCTTAGGAAGAATGATGTCTTTTTTAAAGCTGAAACCTAATTTATTAAGTAATTTTTGTGAGCCAGTATTACTAGGACGTGTAATAGCCACTAGATTTTGAATTCTGAACTCATTTATAGCTGCTTCTTTTATTTTTGATGCACTTTCAAAGGCATATCCTTTACCTTCAAATTGGGGTAAAAAGGCAAAACCAAAATCAATTCCATCAACTCCCTCACGATCATAAAGTCCCACAGTTCCTATTTTTTGATTATCAGATTGTCTAATTACAGTATAGCTAGAGTATCCTAATTTCTTGAGTTGTTTAAGCATAACTGTTTCAATATATTGCTTTGCATGAGTAGTTGAAGTTATGTTTCTATCTCCAATGTTTTCAATCCATTTAGGAGAGTTAAATAAGTTGAAGATAAAGTTAATATCTTCAGCATTTGTTGGTCTTATGATTAACCTCTCAGTTTGATATTGTGAACTCATTTATTTTGATTATTTACGGGGTGTAACTTTTTGATGTTAATAATTTATTGTCGATAGACCATTTATTTTCTGATACTTGACTTATAATAAAGAAATAAAATAAAGCATATAGCATTTGGCCACCAGCCCATTCCCAATGCTCTGTTAAACACGAGCCAAGAATAAGTATTGTAATTACAATAGCGCCTATTATAGCTACTCTGCAGGTAAATAGACCAATGATTAGTAGGATACCTATAAAAAATTCAATGAAGGGTAGTACGCTAGCACAAGCATACACAAGAAACTCTGGAAGTATGCTTTCTTGAAACTGACTTACCATCCAGTCACGGAATGAAGGGATTTTTGGCAATCTTGCTAATCCATGTCCGAAAAAGTTAATTCCCATAGTAATACGTAGCAATGCATACGCTGTTTGTTTAGGTGTGGCTTTCATTTATTTACTTTTCTTTAAATATGCTGGTAGTTCATTAGTCAACCAATCTTGTCTTACGGGTACATGTACATCTAAATCAAGTGTGTTTTCCAGCGCAAAAAATTCGTGAGATACATTTTCTGGAAAAACAATTACTTGACCAGCAGAGATGATATAGGTTTTTCTTTTTCCTTTATCAATAGTGTTAATTTTTACTTTTCCTTTGAGGATATAAGTAATTTGCTCATTGGGATGTTTGTGCATAGGAATATGCGCACCTTTTTTTAAATGAAAATAGGCCATTTGTCCTTTGGCCCCATGAAACCATTGTCGTGTAATTCCTTCGCTAATGGTATCGTGTGGCATAGATTCAAAGTCTATAACTTGAATACTTTCTACTTTTTTACCTAGAAGTGTAGTAGTCTCTTGCGCAGCTATTTGTCCGAAAAAAATTAATAAACTACCTAAGAATATTAGTTTTATGTTCATGATGTTACTTTTTAAAGTGATACTTCAATAATTTATTATTCAACATTAAAGGGATGTATAATGTTTTGGTAGCTTTGTCAAAGTACGTATCAGCACTTCCTTGAGGTAAATCAATTACAAGTTGCCCTTTATCACTTCCTTTTCTCAAGTAGAATAGGCTTCCTGCTAACCAATCAGTAATTAAAAAACCGTGTAAAGTTTCGCTGAGTCCATCTAAGTTTCCAAAAGGTTGACTTATGGTTTTTATTTTTTTTGTTTTTAAATTGATTTTAACCAAATGCCCTGGTGTTTTAGTAGCAAATGTTTTAGCATCTAAATCTATACCCCAACCAGCAGCTATTAAGTTATTTTTTGATAGAGATAAGCCATTAGGCATATTTAATTTATCATCTTTTAACCATAACTCAACTTTTCTAGCCCCTTTAGTTGGAAGTTTGTAAATACCACTAAGTCCAAAAGTGTTAGAAGCATAAATATTTCCTTTTTTATCAGCAACAATATCATTGAGAAAGGTAGCATCTTTGGCTGTAAATCGTTGGACTTGTTTATTTGCTATATCAACTTCAACAATAGTATTAATATCCGTAACGTATAATTTTCCTTTGTGAATAGTAAGTCCTTTAGGAGCATCTAATCCTTTAAGCCATTCTAGTTCTATTATTTCTCCGTCTAAACTTATTTTAGATATAAAACCATTACCATCTTTATCAGTAGGAGCACCGTTTACATTAGACACATATAATACTTGGTTTGTTTTATCGAGCACTACGCTTTCAGGGTTCTTTAACCCTTTTAATTCCCAATCTTTTTCTAATTGAAAAGGTAATTTGTTTTGCGCATTAATAATTGTTAGTGTACTAAATACAAGGTATAAATAGATTGCATGTTTCATGTTGGTATTCTTATTTGTTAAATTTTAATTCGGCGTTATCAATTGGTGTATTAGGGTCGTTTATTACCATTTTAGCAATATCATCTTTACGCATAAATACTACACCTTCATGTTGTTTTGCATATTCAATAAATTGATTTACAACATTAACTACTGCTGGAGCACCTCCAATTCTATCGTGTAAACTCACACTCATCATTCTTCTTTTAGAGGAACCTTCTTTATAAAGCTGATTGAATTCTGTTTTTAGCTGGAATAAGAATT
The nucleotide sequence above comes from Tenacibaculum singaporense. Encoded proteins:
- a CDS encoding cupin domain-containing protein; this translates as MNIKLIFLGSLLIFFGQIAAQETTTLLGKKVESIQVIDFESMPHDTISEGITRQWFHGAKGQMAYFHLKKGAHIPMHKHPNEQITYILKGKVKINTIDKGKRKTYIISAGQVIVFPENVSHEFFALENTLDLDVHVPVRQDWLTNELPAYLKKSK
- a CDS encoding SMP-30/gluconolactonase/LRE family protein; protein product: MKHAIYLYLVFSTLTIINAQNKLPFQLEKDWELKGLKNPESVVLDKTNQVLYVSNVNGAPTDKDGNGFISKISLDGEIIELEWLKGLDAPKGLTIHKGKLYVTDINTIVEVDIANKQVQRFTAKDATFLNDIVADKKGNIYASNTFGLSGIYKLPTKGARKVELWLKDDKLNMPNGLSLSKNNLIAAGWGIDLDAKTFATKTPGHLVKINLKTKKIKTISQPFGNLDGLSETLHGFLITDWLAGSLFYLRKGSDKGQLVIDLPQGSADTYFDKATKTLYIPLMLNNKLLKYHFKK